AGCCGATGGCGAGCTGCGCGATCAGCACGAGGAGTCCGGACTGCGGGCTGCCCGTCGCCAGCTGCAGCCCGCCGAAGGCGAGGCCGGCGGCGAAGCCCGAGAGCTTCGTGCCCACCTGGAGCAGGCCGAACGACACGCCCGCATGTCCGGGTGGAGCGAGCACCGCGACGGCGGCGCGAAGCAGGCTCTGGATGCCCCCGAGCACCAACGCCAGCAGCACGGCGAGACCGTAGAGTTGCTGCGTCGTCTCCACGAACCAGGCGAGCACGAGCACGACGATCCAGCCGCCGAAGCAGAGCAGGGTGGCCGGCCTTCGGCCGACCCGCGTCGAGAGCGAGCCGACGAGGATGGCACCGGGCAGCGCCACCGCCTGCACGAGGAGCACGAGCCGCACCAGCGCGGGGCCGTCGAGGTCGAACCGCTGCAGGGCGAGACTCGAGAATTGCGCGATCGCCGTCTGCACGCCGCCGAGGGCGAGCATCGCCCCGCCGAGGACCGCGGCGAACGCCCGGTCGCCGGACCCGGGCGGTGCACGCCACAGGCTCATCGCGAACGCGCCGAGCTCGCGGCCGGGTGACGCGGCATGCCGGCCGCCGTCACCGTGGCCGAAGCGGGCGACCGCTGCCGGCACGGAGAACACGAGCCACCACGCCGCCGTGACGGCGAACGCGGCCCGCAGGCCGCCCGCGAGGTCGAGGCCGAGGCGGGCGTGGGCGCTGACGACGGCCGTGGCGATCACAAGCGCG
This genomic window from Planctomycetia bacterium contains:
- a CDS encoding MFS transporter, yielding MPRRPPPASHHDRFARSAWILLDWAASAFSTVLITLVVAYVEKLVFATGGWGVEAGVIWAWTLAAAMLASAVLVPWAGAWADRRDVHQRAVIVATCVGAGGLVMLAAVPPEARIAVVAAVVTACVGFDVAQVFTGSLLRRVAGDGEADRLSAFGFAAGYAGGAIALVIATAVVSAHARLGLDLAGGLRAAFAVTAAWWLVFSVPAAVARFGHGDGGRHAASPGRELGAFAMSLWRAPPGSGDRAFAAVLGGAMLALGGVQTAIAQFSSLALQRFDLDGPALVRLVLLVQAVALPGAILVGSLSTRVGRRPATLLCFGGWIVVLVLAWFVETTQQLYGLAVLLALVLGGIQSLLRAAVAVLAPPGHAGVSFGLLQVGTKLSGFAAGLAFGGLQLATGSPQSGLLVLIAQLAIGWWLVRRLA